One genomic segment of Candidatus Baltobacteraceae bacterium includes these proteins:
- a CDS encoding GatB/YqeY domain-containing protein, whose protein sequence is MASLKDRIASDLKEAMKARDQLSLDTLRSALSGFTYKRSEAGQDLTDADELDVVRRLVKQRGDSQAEFEKAGRTELAAKERAEREILMAYLPQQKSAAEVREIVQSVLAELPPENRNQGAVMRVVMPQLKGVADGNLVRQIVTEELGQ, encoded by the coding sequence ATGGCATCCTTGAAAGACCGCATCGCCTCCGATCTCAAGGAGGCGATGAAGGCGCGCGACCAACTGAGCCTCGATACGCTGCGGTCGGCCCTTTCCGGGTTTACCTACAAACGCTCCGAAGCCGGTCAAGACCTCACCGACGCCGACGAGCTCGACGTTGTGCGGCGTTTGGTCAAGCAGCGCGGCGACTCACAAGCCGAGTTCGAGAAGGCCGGACGGACGGAGCTCGCGGCCAAAGAGCGCGCCGAGCGTGAAATTCTCATGGCCTATTTGCCGCAGCAAAAATCGGCGGCCGAGGTGCGCGAGATCGTTCAAAGCGTTCTGGCGGAGCTGCCGCCGGAAAACCGCAACCAGGGCGCCGTCATGAGGGTCGTCATGCCCCAGCTCAAGGGCGTGGCCGACGGCAATTTGGTCCGCCAAATCGTCACCGAAGAGCTCGGCCAGTAA
- a CDS encoding NfeD family protein — protein sequence MRAWVCSGLVLCGMCGLGVAAFAQEAPPVVVVPIHGTVDQGMAHLVTRSVQKANEEHAAAVVLDVNSLGGIVDAALQIKDALLSAHEPVIAFVSGRAYSSAALISLSSSRIIMAPGASIGSAEPHPDTRETVSALKAEFESTALRNHRNPKLAAAMVDRTIDVPEYKPTGAFLTLNTQDAIRSHIADGIEPSLDAALTAQGLGSAPREQAGYTWAEELARFATDPVISGLLLTLGMLGLLIEMQTMHGIAGVIGVGAFALFFGAHIYAGFSNGIVAVLALLGVLGILWELHVVPGHGLPGIIGAVLLFCAVLFAFGTPFFVIAVETIATAIVLTAIGFSLLVRAVPQNAWANRLALAAVQGPDYVASADFSALRGKSGVAASYLRPAGIAQIEGHRVDVLTQGEFIAQGTPIRVARVEGARIFVEEV from the coding sequence TTGCGTGCCTGGGTTTGCTCCGGCCTCGTGCTGTGCGGTATGTGCGGGCTGGGCGTCGCCGCGTTCGCTCAGGAGGCCCCTCCGGTCGTCGTCGTACCGATTCACGGTACCGTCGACCAAGGCATGGCCCACCTCGTCACGCGGTCGGTGCAAAAAGCCAACGAAGAACATGCCGCCGCCGTCGTTCTCGACGTCAACAGTCTCGGCGGTATCGTCGATGCCGCACTGCAGATCAAAGACGCGCTGCTTTCGGCGCACGAACCCGTCATCGCGTTCGTTTCCGGCCGCGCATATTCGTCGGCAGCACTCATCTCGCTTTCGTCGAGCCGCATCATCATGGCGCCGGGCGCGTCGATCGGATCCGCCGAGCCGCATCCCGATACGCGCGAGACCGTTTCGGCGCTAAAAGCCGAGTTCGAGTCGACGGCGCTGCGCAATCACCGCAATCCAAAGCTTGCCGCGGCGATGGTCGATCGAACGATCGACGTTCCCGAATATAAGCCGACGGGAGCGTTTCTAACGCTCAACACGCAGGACGCGATTCGTTCGCACATCGCCGACGGGATTGAACCGTCGCTGGATGCGGCGCTCACGGCACAAGGTCTGGGTTCCGCTCCGCGCGAGCAGGCGGGGTACACCTGGGCGGAAGAGCTTGCGCGGTTTGCAACCGATCCGGTCATTAGTGGGCTTCTGCTGACGCTCGGCATGCTGGGGTTGCTCATCGAGATGCAGACGATGCACGGCATCGCCGGCGTTATCGGCGTCGGCGCGTTCGCGCTCTTCTTCGGAGCGCACATCTATGCCGGATTCTCCAACGGCATCGTCGCGGTTTTGGCGCTGCTGGGCGTCTTGGGCATCTTGTGGGAGCTGCACGTCGTGCCCGGCCACGGCCTACCGGGAATCATCGGCGCCGTCTTACTCTTTTGCGCGGTGCTCTTCGCATTCGGGACGCCGTTTTTCGTCATCGCCGTCGAGACGATCGCGACGGCCATCGTGCTCACCGCGATCGGCTTTTCGCTGCTGGTGCGCGCCGTTCCGCAAAACGCGTGGGCCAACCGGCTGGCGTTGGCGGCAGTGCAAGGTCCCGACTACGTCGCCAGCGCCGACTTTTCAGCGCTGCGCGGGAAGAGCGGCGTGGCGGCCTCGTACCTGCGGCCGGCCGGGATCGCGCAGATCGAAGGACACCGCGTCGACGTGCTGACGCAGGGCGAGTTCATCGCGCAGGGAACCCCGATTCGCGTCGCGCGCGTCGAGGGCGCGCGCATATTCGTTGAGGAGGTATAG
- a CDS encoding histidine triad nucleotide-binding protein, giving the protein MNEDCIFCRISSGSIPAKEVYRDGDVLAIEDVNPQAPVHLLVLPSRHHPNIAALSDRDDGSLVGKLIEVASRLGRERGGDGFRLVINTGRDGGQTVDHLHVHVLAGRPMTWPPG; this is encoded by the coding sequence ATGAACGAGGACTGTATCTTTTGCCGGATTTCGTCGGGGTCGATTCCGGCGAAGGAAGTCTATCGCGACGGCGATGTGCTCGCCATCGAGGACGTCAACCCACAAGCCCCCGTGCACTTGCTCGTTCTGCCGTCACGGCATCATCCGAACATCGCAGCGCTCTCCGATCGTGACGACGGTTCGCTGGTTGGGAAGCTGATCGAGGTCGCTTCGCGGCTCGGGCGCGAGCGCGGCGGCGACGGATTCAGGCTCGTGATCAACACCGGCCGCGACGGCGGACAGACCGTCGATCATCTCCACGTTCACGTGCTCGCCGGCCGTCCGATGACGTGGCCTCCCGGGTAG
- a CDS encoding DUF488 domain-containing protein: MASRVASQPLFTIGHGAVDIDTFIGYVCDAGIASLVDVRRFPGSRRHPQFGSAALSDALRQAGVAYRHAVDLGGRRRPLPDSANTGLRNEGFRGYADWMASDAFRAAFSSVVDESRERRTAVMCAETPWWKCHRRLISDAAVLLANDHVVHLIAGKQADHRLTEGVEVEGGSLLYI; encoded by the coding sequence GTGGCCTCCCGGGTAGCCTCGCAGCCGCTCTTTACGATCGGTCACGGCGCCGTCGATATCGACACGTTCATCGGCTACGTGTGCGATGCGGGAATCGCATCGCTCGTCGACGTGCGACGTTTTCCCGGCAGCCGTAGACATCCGCAGTTCGGCTCGGCCGCACTTTCGGACGCGTTGCGGCAAGCCGGTGTTGCGTACCGCCACGCCGTCGATCTCGGAGGGCGGCGTCGTCCGTTGCCCGATTCTGCCAACACCGGCTTGCGCAACGAAGGCTTTCGCGGCTACGCGGACTGGATGGCGAGTGACGCGTTTCGAGCGGCGTTTTCGAGCGTCGTCGACGAGTCGCGCGAACGCCGCACGGCCGTTATGTGCGCCGAGACGCCGTGGTGGAAATGCCATCGGCGGCTGATCTCCGACGCCGCGGTGCTGCTGGCGAACGATCACGTGGTCCACCTGATCGCCGGGAAACAGGCCGATCACCGGCTCACCGAAGGGGTCGAGGTCGAGGGAGGTAGCCTCCTCTATATTTGA
- a CDS encoding ABC transporter substrate-binding protein produces the protein MNDPVLLVARAGDAVSLDPAQASDGFSLNITREIVEGLVQFKQGTFDIEPAIAQSWSVGGGGRSWTFTIKRGLKFSDGTPVDAQAVKFNFDRWRLISNPYHGNFSYPYYISEFGGFPGLIQDVQAPDTYTVVFTLARPFAPFLHDLAVPSFGIGSPTAIRDDLAGFASHPVGWGPYTLGEWVKGDRIVLRANPSYPVRSTYSAVVIRDMGDPAAGVRAMTEGTVDVLVDPAPDSVDALSETPGVTMYYQPPNNSAYLAMNIDRKPFDKRAVREAVAYALDVRGIVKEFFPRGAEVADNWTPPGMAGENSSVKAYAQNDKRARALLASAGFRDGFKTELFYTTRARPYMPDPARMAREVASELHRVGIDVKLESFDWSVFLEKIHNGEHPMVLTGWSGDNGDPDNFMYTLLDKDSARRPNALNYSFWRDEAYHQLMLQGQNTSDPTQRALIYERANAMVHDMVPSIPIVHSAVPVAMRTSIAGYIPSPDTSIAFEFLHPPG, from the coding sequence GTGAACGACCCCGTGCTGCTCGTCGCGCGGGCGGGAGACGCGGTGTCGCTGGACCCCGCGCAAGCCAGCGACGGATTCTCGCTCAACATCACGCGCGAGATCGTCGAAGGTTTGGTGCAGTTCAAGCAGGGGACGTTCGACATCGAACCCGCTATCGCGCAATCGTGGAGCGTCGGCGGCGGCGGACGCAGTTGGACGTTCACCATCAAGCGCGGTCTGAAATTCTCCGACGGCACTCCCGTCGACGCCCAGGCGGTGAAGTTCAACTTCGACCGCTGGCGGCTGATCAGCAATCCGTATCACGGGAACTTTAGCTATCCGTACTACATTTCGGAGTTCGGCGGATTCCCAGGACTGATCCAAGACGTCCAGGCGCCGGACACCTACACCGTCGTCTTTACGCTCGCGCGGCCGTTCGCGCCGTTTCTTCACGATCTCGCCGTGCCGTCGTTCGGGATCGGTTCGCCGACGGCGATTCGCGACGACCTCGCCGGCTTTGCTTCGCATCCGGTCGGATGGGGACCGTACACCTTGGGCGAGTGGGTCAAAGGCGACCGTATCGTGTTGCGCGCGAATCCATCCTATCCGGTGCGGTCGACGTACTCCGCGGTCGTGATTCGCGACATGGGGGATCCCGCAGCCGGCGTGCGCGCGATGACGGAAGGGACGGTCGACGTGCTCGTCGATCCGGCGCCCGACAGCGTGGACGCGCTATCGGAAACGCCGGGCGTGACGATGTACTATCAGCCGCCCAACAATAGCGCCTACCTCGCGATGAATATCGACCGCAAACCGTTCGACAAGCGTGCCGTCCGAGAAGCGGTGGCGTACGCGCTCGACGTGCGCGGCATCGTCAAAGAGTTTTTCCCACGCGGCGCAGAGGTTGCGGACAACTGGACTCCGCCCGGCATGGCGGGCGAGAACTCGAGCGTCAAGGCGTACGCGCAGAACGATAAACGCGCGCGCGCGCTGCTTGCGAGCGCCGGATTTCGCGACGGGTTCAAGACCGAACTCTTTTACACGACCAGGGCCCGGCCGTATATGCCCGATCCGGCGCGCATGGCCCGGGAAGTTGCATCCGAGCTTCACCGCGTCGGCATCGACGTGAAGCTGGAATCGTTCGACTGGAGCGTGTTCCTGGAAAAGATCCACAACGGGGAGCATCCGATGGTGCTGACCGGATGGAGCGGGGATAACGGCGATCCCGACAACTTCATGTACACGCTGCTCGACAAAGACTCGGCGCGCCGGCCGAACGCGCTCAACTACAGCTTCTGGCGTGACGAAGCGTACCATCAACTGATGCTGCAGGGTCAGAATACCAGCGATCCCACCCAGCGAGCGCTCATCTACGAGCGCGCCAACGCGATGGTGCACGACATGGTTCCGTCGATTCCGATCGTCCATTCGGCGGTGCCGGTGGCGATGCGAACGTCGATCGCTGGGTACATTCCCAGTCCGGACACGAGCATCGCTTTCGAGTTTCTCCATCCGCCGGGGTAA
- the rpsU gene encoding 30S ribosomal protein S21 has product MEVRVAPGESIESALRRFKKATQKAGILAEARKHEHYEKPSVRRKKKSAAARKRRS; this is encoded by the coding sequence ATGGAAGTTCGCGTTGCTCCGGGCGAATCGATCGAGAGCGCGCTGCGTCGCTTCAAAAAGGCCACCCAAAAGGCGGGGATCCTCGCCGAGGCGCGCAAGCACGAGCATTACGAGAAGCCGAGCGTGCGCCGCAAGAAGAAGTCGGCAGCCGCTCGCAAGCGCCGCAGCTAA
- a CDS encoding stalk domain-containing protein: MYRRLLSMAALIGLLGAAPPISIVINGDKLPIDPPPLMEHNVLYVPVRHTLAALGLPFFAQDKHVTTQVGSRNVDVAPTIEIRNVLYAPLRFFSDVLGAQTNYDRKTNTVTIVAQLVGRTANGLSATHEGYVRVGTVAAVDVLSDPPTITLGYDTGPKTIAIGRNAIIEMEDVGANVTSPGELGDVRPGDFARVEMDRRGSVERVIDAYGSHYGKIVAVGSGQFVLDDGQVIAAGRTTEIALNGRAAGFGDLKPGDDVSVRYNVETNEVREVLASRKVAGVSGDPQLITSVEDDANQPLRAGDAVHVTIHGTPSGSATFDIGSYVTNIAMQETQPGTYSGVYTIPRGANFSAVPVIGHLQLPGRAPADAAAEQTVSAASTAPGISAIAPDPGATVNGSHPGIFAAFSAGAVPVNPSSAVLWVNGRDVTSECVRTAQFIQYLPSYSYPNGPVRVTVRIADRAGNVTTKSWTFSIKAR; this comes from the coding sequence GTGTATAGACGCCTTTTGTCGATGGCGGCGTTGATCGGCCTGCTCGGCGCGGCGCCGCCCATTTCGATCGTCATCAACGGCGACAAGCTTCCGATCGATCCGCCTCCGCTGATGGAGCACAACGTGCTCTACGTTCCCGTGCGGCACACGCTCGCGGCGCTCGGTCTGCCGTTCTTCGCGCAAGACAAGCACGTGACGACGCAGGTCGGCTCGCGCAACGTGGACGTCGCGCCGACCATCGAGATCAGGAACGTGCTCTACGCGCCGCTGCGGTTCTTTAGCGACGTCCTCGGCGCGCAAACGAACTACGACCGAAAGACGAACACCGTAACGATCGTGGCGCAGCTCGTCGGACGGACGGCCAACGGTTTGAGTGCGACGCACGAAGGCTACGTTCGAGTTGGAACGGTCGCCGCGGTCGACGTGTTGTCGGATCCGCCGACGATTACGCTGGGTTACGATACCGGACCAAAGACCATTGCGATCGGGCGCAACGCGATCATCGAAATGGAAGACGTCGGCGCCAACGTCACGAGTCCCGGCGAACTCGGCGACGTCCGCCCGGGCGATTTCGCGCGCGTCGAGATGGACCGTAGGGGCAGCGTCGAGCGCGTGATCGACGCCTACGGATCGCACTACGGAAAAATCGTCGCGGTCGGCAGCGGTCAGTTCGTGCTCGACGACGGCCAGGTTATTGCCGCCGGGCGCACGACCGAGATCGCGCTCAACGGCCGCGCCGCCGGCTTTGGCGACTTGAAGCCCGGCGACGACGTGAGCGTTCGATACAACGTCGAGACGAACGAAGTTCGCGAAGTGCTGGCCAGCCGGAAAGTCGCCGGCGTCAGCGGCGACCCGCAGCTCATTACGAGCGTCGAAGACGATGCCAATCAGCCGCTGCGCGCCGGCGACGCGGTGCACGTCACGATACACGGTACGCCGAGCGGTTCGGCGACCTTCGACATCGGTTCGTACGTCACGAATATCGCCATGCAAGAGACGCAGCCCGGCACCTATTCGGGCGTCTACACGATTCCACGCGGGGCGAACTTTTCGGCCGTGCCGGTGATCGGCCACTTGCAGTTGCCGGGGCGTGCCCCGGCCGACGCCGCCGCTGAGCAAACGGTTTCGGCCGCCAGTACCGCGCCGGGTATCTCGGCCATTGCTCCGGACCCCGGAGCAACCGTCAACGGCTCGCACCCGGGCATTTTTGCCGCGTTCTCGGCCGGCGCGGTCCCGGTCAATCCGTCGAGCGCCGTGCTGTGGGTCAACGGGCGCGACGTTACCTCCGAATGCGTGCGCACCGCGCAGTTCATTCAATACCTTCCGTCGTATTCGTATCCGAACGGACCGGTGCGCGTCACCGTGCGAATCGCGGACCGGGCCGGGAACGTCACCACGAAGTCTTGGACCTTTTCGATCAAGGCGCGGTGA
- the floA gene encoding flotillin-like protein FloA (flotillin-like protein involved in membrane lipid rafts), with amino-acid sequence MALAGAGAAIVIFVLVVAFFMFLYYFPIGMWIRTVAAGVPLGIISLVRMRLIGIPPSVIVSNYVRARKAGLDLTVDQMQSHFLAGGNVDKVTLAMIAAQRAQIPLEWQRAAAIDLAGRDVLEAVQTSVNPKVIETPIFQGVAQNGIQLNVKARITVRTNLDRYVGGASEPTIVARVGEGVVSAVGAAIDHKEVLEFPDRISKAVLAKGLDAGTAFEIVSIDIADVDVGKNIGAELQTSQAEADRRIAQAKAAERQYAAMASEQEQKAQTQAMRAKVVEAEAQIPQAIAEAFRSGNLGVMDYYRLKNLQADTDMRSTIGGSADAASDQQAPPTPPVK; translated from the coding sequence GTGGCGTTAGCTGGAGCGGGCGCGGCGATTGTCATATTCGTTCTCGTCGTCGCGTTCTTCATGTTCCTGTACTACTTCCCGATCGGGATGTGGATCAGAACGGTCGCGGCCGGCGTACCGCTGGGCATCATCTCGCTGGTGCGGATGCGTTTGATCGGCATTCCGCCTAGCGTGATCGTCTCGAACTACGTGCGCGCGCGCAAAGCCGGATTGGATCTCACCGTCGACCAAATGCAGTCGCACTTTCTTGCGGGCGGTAACGTGGACAAGGTGACCTTGGCCATGATCGCCGCGCAGCGCGCGCAGATTCCGCTGGAGTGGCAGCGTGCCGCCGCCATAGATCTCGCAGGACGCGACGTGCTCGAAGCGGTGCAGACGTCGGTAAACCCGAAAGTCATCGAAACGCCGATCTTCCAGGGCGTTGCGCAAAACGGCATTCAACTCAACGTCAAAGCGCGTATCACGGTGCGTACGAATCTCGATCGTTACGTCGGCGGCGCCAGCGAACCCACGATCGTTGCGCGCGTCGGCGAAGGCGTCGTCTCGGCCGTCGGTGCGGCTATCGATCACAAGGAAGTACTGGAGTTTCCCGATCGCATCAGTAAAGCCGTCCTCGCAAAAGGGCTCGATGCGGGCACCGCATTCGAGATCGTCTCGATCGATATCGCCGACGTCGACGTCGGCAAGAACATCGGTGCCGAGCTGCAGACGAGTCAAGCCGAAGCCGATCGGCGGATCGCACAGGCGAAAGCCGCGGAACGGCAATACGCGGCAATGGCTTCCGAACAAGAGCAAAAAGCTCAGACGCAGGCGATGCGCGCAAAAGTCGTAGAAGCCGAAGCGCAAATCCCCCAAGCGATCGCCGAAGCGTTTCGCAGCGGCAATCTGGGCGTGATGGATTACTATCGATTGAAAAACCTTCAAGCCGACACGGACATGCGCTCGACGATCGGAGGCTCCGCCGACGCCGCAAGCGATCAGCAAGCGCCGCCCACGCCGCCCGTGAAGTAG
- a CDS encoding CTP synthase, which yields MPLRAETQQPEMAKYIFFTGGVVSSLGKGITAASLGRLLKSRGVSVSIQKLDPYINVDAGTMNPYQHGEVFVTEDGAETDLDLGHYERFIDENLQRANNVTTGQIYNSVIEKERRGDYLGATVQVIPHITNEIKAHIKRVAESSHADVCIVEVGGTVGDIESLPFLEAIRQMRYDVGEENVMYVHLTLMPHLGAADELKTKPTQHSVRELRGIGISPDAIVCRTQSSTPMSVELKEKIALFCDVPPSAVVQNSDAKTIYQVPLNLEAEGLAQAAVRKLNLPTQVPKLADWEDFAARMLQPQRHVTIALVGKYVELKDAYISIIEALNHSGNFHDAAVEIRRIDSETIEESGIELLEGAHGILVAPGFGARGVKGKLRAIQCARERKIPYLGICFGMQLACVEFARNVCGLSDAMSSEVDESTPDPVIDFMPDQRNLEILGGTMRLGAYTCTLDAGTHAARAYGEVEISERHRHRYEFNNRYRPIFEEHGMRFSGHHTIGKTTLVELIELPPEMHPWFVGTQAHPEFKSRPNRPSPLYRDFIGAALVHSDSAGLKHGSIERSVTR from the coding sequence TTGCCGCTTCGCGCCGAAACGCAACAACCCGAGATGGCGAAGTATATCTTCTTCACCGGCGGCGTCGTGAGTTCGCTCGGCAAGGGCATTACGGCGGCCTCCCTCGGACGACTCCTCAAATCCCGCGGCGTCAGCGTGTCGATCCAAAAGCTCGACCCGTATATCAACGTGGACGCGGGCACGATGAACCCGTACCAGCACGGCGAGGTCTTCGTCACCGAAGACGGCGCCGAGACCGATCTCGATCTGGGGCACTACGAGCGGTTCATCGACGAGAATTTGCAGCGGGCGAATAACGTCACGACGGGTCAAATCTACAACTCCGTCATCGAAAAGGAACGCCGCGGCGATTACTTAGGGGCGACGGTTCAAGTCATTCCGCACATCACCAACGAGATCAAGGCGCATATCAAGCGCGTCGCGGAATCCAGCCATGCCGACGTTTGCATCGTCGAAGTCGGCGGCACCGTCGGCGACATCGAGTCGCTGCCGTTCTTGGAGGCGATCCGCCAGATGCGTTACGACGTGGGCGAAGAGAACGTGATGTACGTCCACCTTACGTTGATGCCCCACCTCGGCGCCGCGGACGAGCTCAAAACCAAGCCGACGCAGCACTCCGTGCGCGAACTGCGCGGCATCGGTATCTCGCCGGACGCCATCGTCTGCCGCACGCAATCGTCGACGCCGATGTCGGTGGAGCTCAAGGAAAAGATCGCGCTGTTTTGCGACGTTCCGCCCAGCGCCGTCGTGCAAAACAGCGACGCGAAAACGATCTATCAAGTCCCGCTCAACCTGGAGGCCGAAGGTCTGGCCCAAGCGGCGGTGAGGAAATTGAACCTGCCCACGCAGGTGCCCAAACTCGCGGATTGGGAAGATTTTGCCGCGCGGATGCTCCAACCGCAGCGCCACGTCACGATCGCCCTCGTCGGCAAATACGTCGAGCTCAAAGACGCGTACATCTCGATCATCGAAGCCCTCAATCACTCCGGAAACTTCCACGACGCGGCCGTCGAAATTCGCCGCATCGATTCCGAGACGATCGAAGAGAGCGGTATCGAACTGCTCGAAGGCGCGCACGGGATACTGGTCGCCCCCGGCTTCGGGGCGCGCGGCGTTAAGGGCAAGCTTCGCGCGATACAGTGCGCACGCGAGCGTAAAATACCGTATTTGGGGATATGCTTCGGCATGCAGCTCGCCTGCGTGGAGTTTGCGCGTAACGTGTGCGGGCTGTCCGACGCCATGTCGAGCGAAGTCGACGAATCGACGCCGGATCCGGTGATCGATTTCATGCCCGACCAGCGCAATCTCGAAATTCTGGGCGGCACGATGCGCTTAGGAGCGTACACGTGCACGCTCGACGCCGGAACGCACGCCGCTCGGGCGTACGGCGAGGTGGAGATCAGCGAGCGTCATCGCCATCGCTATGAGTTTAACAACCGCTATCGTCCGATTTTTGAAGAGCACGGCATGCGCTTTAGCGGACACCACACGATCGGCAAAACGACGCTGGTCGAGCTCATCGAGCTTCCGCCGGAGATGCACCCCTGGTTCGTCGGCACGCAAGCGCATCCCGAATTCAAATCTCGCCCGAACCGCCCCTCACCGCTGTACCGCGATTTTATTGGTGCGGCGCTCGTGCATTCAGATAGCGCTGGTCTCAAGCACGGCTCGATCGAACGTTCAGTCACGCGCTAA
- a CDS encoding glycosyltransferase family 1 protein, with protein sequence MTRGTVGLDARLTAQMSVGMQTYVRELVARLPNVAPEFSYRTYSSGRNFGLEEQIRLPWAMRRSRVDLVHFLSIYVPLLVAAPSIVTVHDLIHLRFPQYFKAKVRPYYQTVVRLACARAKAVITDDERTVDDLHELLGVERKKIRVVALGVDDRFLAPAEPFTAERPYVLYVGNHRLHKNLATLFDAWSKLPEENAVDLYVTGPDDFNGELQRRATGKRAIVALGDLPDDRLASYYAGARALVQPALREGFGLPMLEAMAAGCPVVACEDAVPRILEPAALTFAARDSGELSAILHDVLADAGLRDRFVNLGRRIARTLTWDRCARATADVYREVLEPARKRV encoded by the coding sequence TTGACGCGGGGAACGGTGGGACTCGATGCGCGGCTGACCGCTCAAATGTCGGTGGGAATGCAAACCTACGTCCGCGAGCTCGTCGCGCGCCTTCCGAACGTGGCGCCGGAGTTTTCCTATCGCACGTATTCCAGCGGGCGCAACTTCGGATTGGAAGAGCAGATCCGCTTGCCGTGGGCGATGCGGCGGTCGCGCGTCGACCTGGTGCACTTTCTTTCGATCTACGTGCCCCTGCTTGTGGCTGCGCCGTCGATCGTTACGGTGCACGACCTCATCCACTTGCGCTTTCCGCAGTATTTCAAGGCGAAGGTTCGGCCATACTATCAAACCGTCGTTCGACTCGCCTGCGCGCGAGCGAAGGCCGTTATCACCGACGACGAGCGAACCGTTGACGATTTGCACGAACTGCTGGGCGTCGAGCGGAAGAAGATTCGCGTGGTCGCGCTCGGCGTCGACGACCGGTTTTTGGCGCCGGCCGAACCCTTCACGGCCGAGCGTCCCTACGTGCTCTACGTCGGAAACCATCGGCTCCATAAAAATCTGGCGACGCTTTTCGACGCGTGGTCAAAACTGCCCGAAGAGAACGCGGTCGATCTCTACGTGACCGGTCCGGACGATTTCAACGGCGAGCTGCAGCGGCGCGCGACGGGCAAGCGCGCGATCGTGGCGCTGGGCGACCTTCCCGACGATCGGCTCGCCTCGTATTACGCCGGCGCACGGGCGCTCGTGCAGCCGGCGCTGCGGGAGGGATTTGGGCTGCCGATGCTCGAGGCAATGGCGGCCGGCTGTCCCGTCGTCGCGTGCGAGGACGCGGTTCCGCGAATCCTGGAGCCGGCCGCGCTGACCTTTGCTGCGCGGGACTCGGGCGAGTTGTCGGCGATTCTGCACGACGTGCTCGCCGACGCAGGGCTCCGCGACCGGTTCGTCAACTTAGGGCGGCGAATCGCCCGGACGCTTACGTGGGATCGATGCGCGCGGGCGACTGCCGACGTCTATCGAGAGGTGCTCGAGCCTGCGCGCAAACGTGTATAG
- a CDS encoding glycosyltransferase family 2 protein: MNPADVTAVILTRDEERNLPRALTSLPKGMHMFVLDACSTDHTIQFARGAGAEVVQREWTDFLDARRFALGHVRTPWVLMLDADEALDDVLRDAIERADPAIDGYRVRRTTYFCGRPMRLWRDEPLLRLFKRDRAHLESAPATDADAALHERWVGDGSVAELTGSLLHYSYPDASAYRKKFAQYTAIEAEGSRASVGALLAACLRAAVRFPYFLLAKGALLDGLGGIYVACGSATYPIAVAWKALLR; this comes from the coding sequence GTGAATCCCGCTGACGTTACTGCCGTCATACTCACGCGGGATGAGGAGCGTAACTTACCAAGAGCACTAACGAGCTTGCCGAAAGGTATGCACATGTTCGTGCTCGATGCGTGTTCGACCGATCACACGATACAGTTTGCCCGGGGTGCCGGCGCCGAAGTGGTGCAGCGTGAATGGACGGACTTTCTGGACGCGCGGCGTTTTGCGCTGGGGCACGTGCGGACCCCTTGGGTGCTGATGCTCGATGCCGACGAAGCCCTCGACGACGTGCTGCGCGACGCGATCGAGCGTGCGGATCCGGCGATCGACGGCTACCGCGTGCGCCGGACGACGTACTTCTGCGGCCGGCCGATGCGGTTGTGGCGCGACGAACCGCTGCTGCGGCTGTTCAAGCGGGATCGCGCGCATCTCGAATCCGCGCCGGCAACCGACGCGGACGCGGCGCTCCACGAACGTTGGGTCGGCGACGGCAGCGTGGCCGAATTGACCGGATCGCTGCTGCACTACTCCTATCCGGACGCCTCGGCGTATCGCAAAAAGTTCGCGCAGTATACGGCTATTGAAGCGGAAGGATCCCGAGCGTCGGTGGGAGCCCTGCTGGCCGCGTGCCTGCGCGCAGCCGTGAGGTTTCCGTATTTCTTGTTGGCCAAGGGAGCGTTGCTCGACGGTCTAGGCGGGATTTACGTGGCGTGCGGCTCCGCGACGTATCCCATAGCGGTGGCTTGGAAAGCGCTGCTCCGTTGA